The following proteins are encoded in a genomic region of Brachypodium distachyon strain Bd21 chromosome 1, Brachypodium_distachyon_v3.0, whole genome shotgun sequence:
- the LOC112269951 gene encoding uncharacterized protein LOC112269951 isoform X1, whose protein sequence is MHASLWSKGRRILCRLPAATWSLYHRSFALRGHICRRKTMTRLCLQAGFRTRRRPSSARPRPSDRDAVATSLAAFVARPSLPRSAGTRGGTLGLGVVCVTSVGTTVPLEQLALRALHRQFQFRPARGRVHRIFSQGWLRSHLHPSPVIEICHVRPLSAASLIFLSSVKDPKSKAPAFLLKNGRRPGRPKYLKDSCLLPFALGLIASSFCRCRPARTWCCPQGLLIVMWGAYEHDVASRGWITRSFSGHHQARPQDGNGTRSFHLRQPFPEL, encoded by the exons ATGCATGCCTCTCTCTGGTCTAAAGGGCGGAGAATCCTCTGCCGTCTCCCTGCTGCTACGTGGTCACTTTATCACCGTTCATTTGCGTTACGTGGCCACATCTGTCGTCGTAAAACCATGACCCGATTGTGCCTTCAGGCTGGGTTccggacgaggcggcggccttcTTCCGCGCGGCCGCGCCCTTCCGACCGCGACGCCGTCGCCACCAGCCTCGCCGCCTTTGTCGCCCGCCCCTCCCTGCCCCGCTCCGCCG GGACCAGAGGAGGGACCCTCGGGCTCGGGGTGGTCTGCGTCACCTCGGTCGGCACCACGGTGCCCCTGGAGCAGCTGGCGCTGCGTGCGCTACATCGACAATTTCAGTTCCGGCCAGCGAGGGGCCGCGTCCACCGA ATATTTTCTCAAGGCTGGCTACGCAGTCATCTTCATCCATCGCCG GTCATTGAGATTTGCCATGTAAGGCCTCTGTCGGCTGCAAGCTTGATCTTTTTGAGCTCGGTGAAGGATCCGAAATCCAAG GCGCCTgcttttttgttgaaaaacGGACGACGTCCTGGCCGTCCGAAATATCTTAAAGATTCgtgtcttcttccttttgcttTGGGTCTTATCGCTTCTTCCTTCTGTCGTTGTCGTCCA GCCAGGACTTGGTGTTGTCCGCAAGGATTATTAATAGTGATGTGGGGTGCATATGAGCACGATGTCGCGAGCCGTGGGTGGATCACTCGATCCTTCTCCGGCCACCACCAGGCAAGACCGCAAGATGGAAATGGGACACGGAGTTTCCATCTACGTCAACCATTTCCAGAACTTTGA
- the LOC112269951 gene encoding uncharacterized protein LOC112269951 isoform X3: MHASLWSKGRRILCRLPAATWSLYHRSFALRGHICRRKTMTRLCLQAGFRTRRRPSSARPRPSDRDAVATSLAAFVARPSLPRSAGTRGGTLGLGVVCVTSVGTTVPLEQLALRALHRQFQFRPARGRVHRIFSQGWLRSHLHPSPARTWCCPQGLLIVMWGAYEHDVASRGWITRSFSGHHQARPQDGNGTRSFHLRQPFPEL, from the exons ATGCATGCCTCTCTCTGGTCTAAAGGGCGGAGAATCCTCTGCCGTCTCCCTGCTGCTACGTGGTCACTTTATCACCGTTCATTTGCGTTACGTGGCCACATCTGTCGTCGTAAAACCATGACCCGATTGTGCCTTCAGGCTGGGTTccggacgaggcggcggccttcTTCCGCGCGGCCGCGCCCTTCCGACCGCGACGCCGTCGCCACCAGCCTCGCCGCCTTTGTCGCCCGCCCCTCCCTGCCCCGCTCCGCCG GGACCAGAGGAGGGACCCTCGGGCTCGGGGTGGTCTGCGTCACCTCGGTCGGCACCACGGTGCCCCTGGAGCAGCTGGCGCTGCGTGCGCTACATCGACAATTTCAGTTCCGGCCAGCGAGGGGCCGCGTCCACCGA ATATTTTCTCAAGGCTGGCTACGCAGTCATCTTCATCCATCGCCG GCCAGGACTTGGTGTTGTCCGCAAGGATTATTAATAGTGATGTGGGGTGCATATGAGCACGATGTCGCGAGCCGTGGGTGGATCACTCGATCCTTCTCCGGCCACCACCAGGCAAGACCGCAAGATGGAAATGGGACACGGAGTTTCCATCTACGTCAACCATTTCCAGAACTTTGA
- the LOC112269951 gene encoding uncharacterized protein LOC112269951 isoform X2, with the protein MHASLWSKGRRILCRLPAATWSLYHRSFALRGHICRRKTMTRLCLQAGFRTRRRPSSARPRPSDRDAVATSLAAFVARPSLPRSAGTRGGTLGLGVVCVTSVGTTVPLEQLALRALHRQFQFRPARGRVHRIFSQGWLRSHLHPSPVIEICHVRPLSAASLIFLSSVKDPKSKARTWCCPQGLLIVMWGAYEHDVASRGWITRSFSGHHQARPQDGNGTRSFHLRQPFPEL; encoded by the exons ATGCATGCCTCTCTCTGGTCTAAAGGGCGGAGAATCCTCTGCCGTCTCCCTGCTGCTACGTGGTCACTTTATCACCGTTCATTTGCGTTACGTGGCCACATCTGTCGTCGTAAAACCATGACCCGATTGTGCCTTCAGGCTGGGTTccggacgaggcggcggccttcTTCCGCGCGGCCGCGCCCTTCCGACCGCGACGCCGTCGCCACCAGCCTCGCCGCCTTTGTCGCCCGCCCCTCCCTGCCCCGCTCCGCCG GGACCAGAGGAGGGACCCTCGGGCTCGGGGTGGTCTGCGTCACCTCGGTCGGCACCACGGTGCCCCTGGAGCAGCTGGCGCTGCGTGCGCTACATCGACAATTTCAGTTCCGGCCAGCGAGGGGCCGCGTCCACCGA ATATTTTCTCAAGGCTGGCTACGCAGTCATCTTCATCCATCGCCG GTCATTGAGATTTGCCATGTAAGGCCTCTGTCGGCTGCAAGCTTGATCTTTTTGAGCTCGGTGAAGGATCCGAAATCCAAG GCCAGGACTTGGTGTTGTCCGCAAGGATTATTAATAGTGATGTGGGGTGCATATGAGCACGATGTCGCGAGCCGTGGGTGGATCACTCGATCCTTCTCCGGCCACCACCAGGCAAGACCGCAAGATGGAAATGGGACACGGAGTTTCCATCTACGTCAACCATTTCCAGAACTTTGA